The following proteins come from a genomic window of Edaphobacter sp. 4G125:
- a CDS encoding DUF3999 family protein, whose protein sequence is MKSLLFALLLLFWQAPAVERQYFLYQRSVVPAGAGLNCAVLDAETFAHASASLKDVRIFPQTAQAHEVPYVIALSESAQLDSEPARVLNSGLKGRSLSFDLAMPHRPYTEVVLDLDGTDYIAAATVTGSNAPGAQGGTRLGEFTLFDLSSQHLSRSTTLPLQESSFPYLHVELNITPAPGTRSFQVSPVMVRGASVPPSREAQTIFEEAAETRAITQRGRQTVASFHLPQRVPVERVTFELSPTYKGNFSRDVTISDYATGTPASSGETISGTIFRVHLSQAGREIHQQRLNLPATLGSNLQSSAEVEVAVENGDDQPLPITAVRLEMRQRRLCFDAQSTDALTIFYGDAALLPPHYDFSRTVSITNQVPLARLGPEQKNPVYTPRPDTRAATERHPELIWVVFLAVICILGVIALRSSRHLPR, encoded by the coding sequence ATGAAGTCGCTTCTTTTCGCTCTCCTGCTTCTTTTCTGGCAGGCGCCCGCTGTTGAACGGCAGTACTTTCTCTATCAGCGCTCTGTTGTTCCCGCGGGCGCAGGTCTTAACTGCGCAGTGCTGGATGCAGAGACGTTTGCGCATGCCTCTGCATCGCTCAAGGATGTACGGATTTTTCCCCAGACGGCGCAGGCGCATGAAGTGCCTTACGTGATTGCCTTGAGTGAGTCCGCACAGCTGGACTCCGAGCCGGCACGCGTCCTGAACAGTGGTTTAAAGGGCCGTTCGCTGAGTTTTGATCTCGCGATGCCGCACCGCCCTTACACCGAGGTGGTGCTCGACCTCGACGGTACGGACTACATCGCTGCTGCTACGGTCACGGGGAGCAATGCTCCTGGAGCCCAGGGGGGGACTCGCCTGGGAGAATTCACGTTGTTCGACCTGAGCTCGCAGCATCTCTCACGCAGTACGACGCTGCCTTTGCAGGAGTCCAGTTTTCCTTACCTGCACGTCGAGTTGAACATCACGCCTGCTCCGGGGACGCGCAGCTTTCAGGTTTCGCCGGTGATGGTGCGAGGGGCCTCGGTCCCTCCCAGTCGCGAGGCGCAGACGATCTTCGAGGAAGCAGCAGAGACGCGCGCTATTACCCAACGCGGACGCCAGACCGTCGCTTCGTTTCATCTTCCTCAGCGTGTTCCGGTGGAACGGGTAACTTTTGAACTTTCGCCGACGTACAAAGGGAACTTCAGCCGCGATGTCACGATCAGCGATTATGCAACCGGTACGCCTGCTTCGTCGGGAGAAACGATCTCAGGAACGATCTTTCGCGTTCATCTGTCGCAAGCAGGTCGTGAAATACATCAGCAGAGACTAAACCTTCCCGCAACACTGGGGTCGAATCTGCAAAGCTCAGCCGAAGTGGAGGTTGCGGTCGAGAACGGCGACGATCAACCTCTGCCAATTACTGCCGTCCGTCTGGAGATGCGGCAACGGCGTTTGTGTTTCGATGCGCAGTCCACGGATGCTCTGACCATCTTTTATGGCGATGCCGCTTTATTGCCGCCGCATTATGATTTTTCGCGCACAGTGTCCATCACCAACCAGGTGCCTCTTGCGCGTCTGGGGCCGGAACAGAAGAATCCCGTGTATACGCCACGTCCGGATACGCGCGCTGCGACAGAACGCCACCCGGAGCTGATCTGGGTGGTGTTTCTTGCCGTCATCTGCATCCTGGGAGTGATCGCGCTGCGTTCGTCGCGCCATCTTCCGCGATAG